A genomic region of Leptotrichia hofstadii contains the following coding sequences:
- a CDS encoding histidine phosphatase family protein, protein MNNKLKLYIVRHGQTEWNVLEKFQGQLNSPLTLEGIKKIKETSAELEDIKFEAVYTSELGRTISTADIILQHNNFEKGKNNSEKLRLQKLSELNEIHFGEWQGMDFKEIFLKYPKEAHSYFYDVKNYTAKNIKGEELKDGLERFLKGIEKIRTKYKSGNILIITHGTVLELFLKHIQNKKFYDLDERKLIGNGQYKIFTFESGKYVIL, encoded by the coding sequence ATGAATAATAAATTAAAACTATATATTGTTAGGCATGGACAGACTGAGTGGAATGTGCTAGAAAAATTTCAAGGACAGCTAAATTCACCACTTACACTAGAAGGAATAAAAAAAATTAAAGAAACTTCAGCAGAACTTGAAGATATAAAGTTTGAAGCTGTTTATACTAGTGAACTAGGCAGAACAATTTCTACTGCTGATATAATTTTGCAACATAACAATTTTGAAAAAGGAAAAAACAATAGTGAAAAATTAAGACTTCAAAAATTGTCCGAATTAAATGAAATTCATTTTGGAGAGTGGCAAGGGATGGATTTTAAGGAAATTTTTTTGAAATATCCAAAAGAAGCCCATAGTTACTTTTACGATGTGAAAAATTATACCGCTAAAAATATAAAAGGTGAAGAACTGAAAGATGGATTGGAACGTTTTTTAAAAGGCATTGAAAAAATCAGGACTAAATATAAATCTGGGAATATTTTAATTATAACACATGGAACAGTCCTAGAACTTTTTTTAAAGCATATTCAAAATAAAAAATTCTACGATTTGGATGAACGGAAGTTAATAGGCAATGGACAATACAAGATTTTTACTTTTGAAAGTGGAAAATATGTTATACTGTAA